CGATCCTGCGAGGAAACAGGATTGCAGAACATGTGAGCCTTCATATAAATCCCGGGTCAAAACAGGTCTATGAGATGATCGCACGGGATGGCTCCCTGTCGGACATGATAGCCGCCGGTGCAAGGATGCTCGAGGCCTCATGTGGGCCCTGCATCGGGATGGGTGGGTCTCCCGGCACAGGACATGTCTCCGTAAGGTCTTACAACAGGAATTTCAGGGGCCGCTGCGGCAACAAGGATGCCTCTGTCTTCCTCGCCAATCCCCTCGCCTGTGCCGTGATGGCACTAAAGGGAGAGATAGTCGACCCGACTGAGACAGGCCTTGTGGTGGATGAGTTTACTGAACCGGAGGCCGCCCTTGTTAATGACAATATGCTCCTTGCACCATTGGATGACGGCTCCGGAGTTGAGATAATAAAGGGCCCGAATATAAAAGAGGTGCCCCTCAAAGAGCCTGTAAAGGATGAGATAAGGGCTGAGGTACTCATAAAGCTTGGAGACAATGTTACAACAGATGATATAATGCCTGCAGGTTCCCAGATACTGCCCTTCAGGTCAAATATCCCGGCGATCTCAGAATATGTCTTCTATAATATTGATTCAACCTTTGCAGAGAGGGCCAAAAAGGCAAAAGAGCACGGTGGCGGGATAATCATGGGGGGCGAAAACTATGGACAGGGCTCCTCAAGAGAGCATGCCGCCATTGCACCAATGTATCTTGGCATACAGGCAGTGATTGCAAAGTCTTTTGCAAGGATTCACAGGGCAAACCTGATAAACTTCGGTATACTTCCCCTGATATTCACCAACCCGGGGGATATGGATAAAACAGACGAGGGGGATGTGTTGAGCATTACCGGGGTCGGGAGCTCTCTCATCACCAACCAGGAATACAGGGTAAATAACCTTACAAAGGGTCTGGAGTTTACCGTCTTCACTGACCTGAGTGAGCGTGACCGTGTCCTCCTGCTTTCCGGAGGACTGCTGTCTTTTGTAAAAAAACAGCTATCTTAACAAAACCAGTGATAAAAGGTTGTTGGAAGCGATATGATAGACTCTTCACTGTGGATATAACCATCGATTAAGGAAAGCATGAGGAGAGTAGTTGAAAAAATTCATTTTCGATACCTTAATATACGGTTCATCAAGCTCCAGCCTTTAGTCTGACAGGCAAAAGACTTCAGACTGTATTAATGGATGTTTATCGAGTTAATGAATTTTCTTCAGTTGCTCTCCTCATGCTGACACGGGTAAAATTACACAACTCAAGTTGAATTTAAAGGTAAACATGTTTGATACATTAAAAAGGGTTTTTGGTTTTCAGGCCTTCCGTCCGAATCAGGAAGAGATTATAAAGAATATCCTGAAGGGCAGGGATGTTTTTGCTGTGATGCCCACAGGGGGTGGAAAATCGCTATGCTATCAATTACCCGCCAGGATAATGCAGGGGACAGTGGTTGTTGTAAGTCCCCTTATTGCGCTGATGAAGGACCAGGTTGATGCTGCCCTGGAAAACGGCATCTCCACGGCCTTTATAAACAGTTCCCTCAAACCCCGGGAAATGTCCGAAGTTTATCAAAGGCTGAGAAATCATGCCCTGGAGCTCCTCTACATTGCACCTGAACGCTTTGCAATGCCTGATTTCATTGAAACACTGAAAAACATCCCCGTCTCCCTTTTTGCCATAGACGAGGCACATTGCATCTCTGAGTGGGGGCACGACTTCCGCCCTGATTACCTGAGACTCTCCAGTATTACCAGCGTCTTCCCAAATATTCCGGTTGCAGCCTTTACAGCCACGGCAACCCCCGGGGTTCAGGAAGATATAATCAGTAAAATCGGGCTCAGATCCCCATATACGGTACGTGCCTCATTTAACCGTCAGAACCTTTTTTACCGGGTAACAGGAAAGACTGCAATAGAATCACAGATACTGGAATTCCTTGGCGGGCATACTGATGAGTCCGGCATCATTTACTGCACTACACGTGATTCCGTTGTCAAAAT
This region of Nitrospirota bacterium genomic DNA includes:
- a CDS encoding aconitate hydratase; amino-acid sequence: MGKNIVHKIFEAHLVKGELKKGETVSLRVDEVYTQDATGTMAWLQFEAMVLERVKGPLAVSYVDHNMIQSNHMNPDDHLFLQTAAARFGAWFSKPGNGICHQVNLERFASPGWITLGTDSHTPTNGGMGMIAIGVGGLDAATAMAGMPFEIKMPEVVLVRLAGRLRRPSATAMEVILELLRRLTVKGGVGKIFEYGGPGVADLNVTERATITNMGAELGATTSVFPSDERTAHFLRAQGREEDWSELRADEGAQYDGVVEIDLSSLEPLIAQPHSPDNVVRIRDISGKKVHQVCIGSCTNSSYQAMRAVASILRGNRIAEHVSLHINPGSKQVYEMIARDGSLSDMIAAGARMLEASCGPCIGMGGSPGTGHVSVRSYNRNFRGRCGNKDASVFLANPLACAVMALKGEIVDPTETGLVVDEFTEPEAALVNDNMLLAPLDDGSGVEIIKGPNIKEVPLKEPVKDEIRAEVLIKLGDNVTTDDIMPAGSQILPFRSNIPAISEYVFYNIDSTFAERAKKAKEHGGGIIMGGENYGQGSSREHAAIAPMYLGIQAVIAKSFARIHRANLINFGILPLIFTNPGDMDKTDEGDVLSITGVGSSLITNQEYRVNNLTKGLEFTVFTDLSERDRVLLLSGGLLSFVKKQLS